A section of the Epinephelus moara isolate mb chromosome 3, YSFRI_EMoa_1.0, whole genome shotgun sequence genome encodes:
- the LOC126387633 gene encoding gap junction delta-2 protein-like isoform X2 → MGEWTILERLLEAAVQQHSTMIGRILLTVVVIFRILIVGIVGEKVYEDEQIMFICNTMQPGCNQACYDKAFPISHIRYWVFQIILVCTPSLCFITYSVHQSAKARDRSYSLLHPYMDHHGHGHHGRSHHDHHARKLHSRNINGILVHPDSSKEDHDCLEVKEIPNGPRGLPPTHKSAKVRRQEGISRFYVIQVVFRNALEIGFLAGQYFLYGFNVPGMFECDRYPCVKEVECYVSRPTEKTVFLVFMFAVSGICVLLNLAELNHLGWRKIKTAIRGVQARRKSICEVRKKDVSHLSQAPNLGRTQSSESAYV, encoded by the coding sequence gatCCTGCTGACAGTGGTGGTGATTTTCCGTATCCTAATAGTGGGCATAGTGGGAGAGAAGGTGTATGAAGATGAGCAAATCATGTTCATCTGTAACACCATGCAGCCTGGCTGTAACCAGGCTTGTTATGACAAGGCGTTCCCCATATCGCACATCCGCTACTGGGTCTTTCAGATCATCTTGGTGTGTACGCCGAGCCTGTGCTTCATCACATATTCTGTTCACCAATCTGCTAAAGCACGTGACAGAAGCTACTCTCTCCTGCATCCTTACATGGATCACCATGGTCACGGTCATCACGGCCGCAGCCACCACGACCATCACGCTCGCAAGCTTCACTCTCgcaacattaatggcatcctggTGCACCCTGATAGCAGTAAGGAGGATCATGACTGCCTGGAGGTCAAAGAGATCCCAAACGGACCCCGAGGACTCCCTCCAACACACAAGAGTGCCAAAGTGCGACGGCAAGAAGGTATCTCTCGTTTCTATGTCATCCAGGTGGTGTTCCGCAACGCGCTGGAGATCGGCTTCTTGGCCGGCCAGTACTTCCTGTACGGCTTCAACGTGCCAGGGATGTTTGAGTGTGATCGCTACCCATGCGTGAAAGAGGTGGAGTGTTACGTGTCTCGTCCCACAGAAAAGACCGTGTTTCTGGTCTTTATGTTTGCAGTAAGCGGCATATGTGTGCTGCTCAACCTGGCTGAGCTCAACCATCTTGGCTGGAGGAAGATAAAGACGGCCATCCGAGGGGTGCAGGCCCGAAGGAAGTCCATCTGTGAAGTTCGCAAGAAGGATGTTTCACACCTGTCCCAGGCCCCAAACCTGGGCAGGACCCAGTCTAGTGAGTCAGCCTACGTCTGA